In Nicotiana tabacum cultivar K326 chromosome 11, ASM71507v2, whole genome shotgun sequence, a single window of DNA contains:
- the LOC107790345 gene encoding RING-H2 finger protein ATL38-like, whose protein sequence is MTSSAVNLVMTVIGFTVSTIFIVFVCTRLICARIQYLTRRSSSYTTSRSDLSIVERGLHGLEPLAVANFPTKKYSDAFFTFAEDTQCTVCLAEYWEEDTLRILPLCGHYFHATCIDIWFQQQSTCPVCRISLRETVEKKCFMQPLFSSAVRSQYVTDSLNVNSNQCSSSGQRLSSRLHDCQKTNHTTESASNA, encoded by the exons ATGACATCTTCAGCTGTGAATTTGGTGATGACTGTGATTGGGTTTACAGTGAGCACCATATTCATAGTATTTGTGTGCACAAGGCTAATTTGTGCAAGAATTCAATACCTGACCCGGCGCTCTTCTTCTTACACTACTTCCAGATCTGATCTTAGCATT GTGGAACGTGGTTTACATGGCCTGGAGCCTCTTGCTGTTGCCAACTTTCCAACAAAGAAGTATAGCGATGCATTTTTTACCTTTGCAGAAGATACTCA ATGCACAGTTTGCCTTGCTGAGTATTGGGAGGAAGATACATTACGTATTTTGCCTTTGTGTGGGCACTATTTCCATGCCACTTGTATTGACATATGGTTTCAGCAGCAATCCACATGCCCAGTTTGTCGAATTTCCCTGCGTGAGACTGTTGAGAAGAAGTGCTTTATGCAACCCTTGTTTAGTTCAGCTGTCCGATCTCAATATGTGACGGACTCTCTGAATGTTAATTCGAACCAATGCTCATCATCAGGGCAGAGGCTTTCTTCAAGATTACATGACTGCCAGAAAACAAACCACACTACAGAgagtgcatcaaatgcataa